A genome region from Tolypothrix sp. PCC 7712 includes the following:
- a CDS encoding AAA family ATPase, whose translation MDNPNLQTHQLPSQEIYQRIFHNIQKVIKGQSTAIRKLLSAFASGGHVLLEDYPGTGKTTLAKALAYSVDVTFKRIQFTPDLLPSDILGLSMLDPNERTFHFHEGPIFAHIVLADEINRASPRTQSALLEAMAEFQVSIDGNLRKLKDPFFVIATQNPVESRGTYPLPEAQMDRFALQFSLGYISPEDEVNLLSDQIQQHPIDTIQPCVDLQDIMTLKQQVKQVRISQELKTYLVDIVNATRSAPGVQLGASPRASIALMKIAQALALFDGYEFVTPEHIQELAVSVIAHRLVMEPQARFSGRTAISVVEDILKSVKVPV comes from the coding sequence ATGGATAATCCTAACCTACAAACTCATCAATTGCCAAGCCAAGAAATTTATCAAAGAATTTTTCATAATATCCAAAAGGTCATAAAAGGGCAATCAACTGCAATTAGAAAATTGCTATCAGCCTTTGCTAGTGGTGGACATGTGCTACTGGAAGATTATCCAGGAACAGGTAAAACAACCTTAGCAAAAGCTCTCGCATACTCTGTAGATGTCACTTTTAAGCGGATTCAATTTACACCAGATTTGTTGCCTTCGGATATTTTAGGCTTATCCATGCTTGATCCCAACGAACGCACCTTTCATTTCCACGAAGGCCCGATTTTTGCTCATATTGTCTTGGCTGATGAAATTAACCGTGCTTCACCACGTACCCAATCCGCATTACTAGAAGCTATGGCAGAGTTTCAAGTCAGTATTGATGGGAATTTGCGAAAACTGAAAGACCCCTTTTTTGTGATTGCTACTCAAAACCCTGTGGAATCTCGCGGTACTTACCCTCTTCCAGAAGCGCAAATGGATCGCTTTGCACTGCAGTTTAGTTTGGGGTATATATCGCCGGAAGATGAGGTGAATTTACTTTCTGACCAAATTCAACAACACCCTATCGATACCATTCAACCTTGTGTTGATTTGCAGGACATTATGACTTTAAAACAGCAAGTCAAACAAGTCCGTATTTCTCAAGAATTAAAAACTTACCTTGTAGATATTGTTAATGCTACTCGCTCGGCTCCAGGGGTGCAATTAGGCGCTAGTCCAAGAGCTTCTATTGCTTTGATGAAAATTGCTCAAGCATTAGCCTTATTTGATGGCTATGAATTTGTCACACCAGAACATATCCAAGAACTAGCGGTATCTGTAATTGCTCACCGTTTGGTTATGGAACCACAAGCGCGTTTTTCTGGGAGAACCGCCATCAGTGTTGTGGAAGATATTCTCAAATCTGTTAAAGTTCCAGTTTGA
- a CDS encoding DUF58 domain-containing protein yields MKLFIYRLFYFSYGIHRKLIRRVTVSGMLILLLAIASGFTGSSNESMNYQVVTFLLSIITIAIVYSLFFRYRFSAHRHLPRFATVGVKLNYKIVIHHKSDKIQQGLKLFENLADSRPSFNDFIATSTTVKTRQRSLNQAFGYDRWLWLIARQQCGVALPIKLPVLAPHSKTEIIAEIIPTHRGIMRLTGLTVARPDPFGLFNACKTISLPQSLLVLPKLYQLPPIQLPGVKKHQSGGVALASSVGDSEEFRSLRDYRPGDPLRKIHWKSWAKVGKPIVKEEQDEFFVRHALILDTFQSVNYSEILESAISIAASLACEVQTQESLLDLMFVGHEAYCFTFGRGISHTDKMLEILASVVACRDKTFDAIIPAVLEKLSLLSGCICIFLCWDEDRKRLVNYLKTMGIHTLVLVVTNQAGELDHSDLASMNDELATFHILTLGNIQEELMHL; encoded by the coding sequence ATGAAACTTTTTATCTATCGTCTTTTCTATTTTAGTTATGGCATCCACCGCAAGTTAATTAGACGAGTTACTGTTAGCGGTATGTTGATTTTATTACTAGCGATCGCATCTGGTTTTACTGGCTCTAGTAATGAAAGTATGAACTATCAAGTAGTGACTTTCTTGTTATCTATTATCACTATTGCTATAGTTTATAGCTTATTTTTTCGCTATCGTTTTAGTGCTCATCGCCATCTACCTAGATTCGCAACTGTGGGCGTAAAACTAAATTACAAAATTGTCATTCATCACAAAAGCGATAAAATTCAACAAGGACTAAAATTATTTGAAAATTTGGCAGATTCCCGTCCTAGTTTTAATGATTTCATAGCAACATCAACAACAGTCAAAACTCGGCAACGGTCTTTAAATCAAGCTTTTGGATACGACAGATGGCTGTGGTTAATTGCTCGCCAACAATGCGGTGTAGCTCTACCAATAAAGTTACCAGTCTTAGCACCTCATAGCAAAACAGAAATTATTGCTGAAATCATCCCTACTCACAGAGGTATAATGCGGCTCACTGGGCTGACAGTAGCTAGACCCGATCCTTTTGGTTTATTTAATGCTTGTAAAACTATTTCTTTACCCCAATCTTTATTAGTTTTACCTAAGTTATATCAACTGCCACCAATTCAACTTCCTGGTGTTAAAAAACATCAATCTGGTGGTGTGGCTTTAGCTTCTTCTGTAGGTGATTCAGAAGAATTTAGGTCATTGCGTGATTATCGTCCGGGAGATCCACTGCGAAAAATTCACTGGAAAAGCTGGGCGAAAGTTGGTAAGCCAATTGTTAAAGAAGAACAGGATGAGTTTTTTGTCCGACACGCGTTGATTTTAGATACATTTCAAAGCGTGAACTATAGCGAAATTTTAGAATCAGCAATCTCAATTGCTGCTTCATTAGCTTGTGAAGTGCAAACCCAAGAATCATTATTAGATTTAATGTTTGTCGGTCATGAAGCTTATTGTTTTACCTTTGGTAGGGGAATTAGCCATACTGATAAGATGCTGGAAATTTTAGCTTCTGTTGTTGCCTGTCGAGATAAAACTTTTGATGCAATTATTCCCGCAGTATTGGAGAAATTATCTTTATTGAGTGGCTGTATCTGTATCTTTCTCTGTTGGGATGAAGATAGAAAAAGATTAGTTAATTATCTCAAAACTATGGGTATCCATACTTTAGTTTTAGTCGTTACCAATCAAGCAGGTGAATTAGATCACTCTGATTTAGCCTCGATGAACGATGAACTAGCAACTTTTCATATTTTAACTTTGGGCAATATACAAGAGGAACTAATGCATCTATGA